From a region of the Desulfomonile tiedjei genome:
- a CDS encoding addiction module protein: MISKDEFISEAVALPVEIRLQLVERLLESLNPCNKDIDELWAIEAERRVTEIDKGEVKTVPGDEVFRKLHNRLKK; this comes from the coding sequence ATGATTTCTAAAGACGAGTTCATATCCGAAGCGGTCGCCCTCCCTGTCGAAATTCGCCTTCAGCTTGTAGAAAGGCTTCTTGAAAGCCTCAATCCTTGTAACAAAGACATAGACGAGCTGTGGGCTATCGAGGCAGAACGGAGAGTCACTGAAATAGACAAAGGAGAAGTGAAGACCGTCCCGGGAGACGAGGTATTCCGGAAGCTACATAATCGGCTCAAGAAATGA
- a CDS encoding branched-chain amino acid ABC transporter permease produces the protein MWDTAFFALELTISGLLVGLMYSLVALGFVLIYKASGVFNFAQGDMTFLAALGLAALSVKLPLWVGVIIIIGVMVALAMAIERIVLKPLVARPPLVLFMATIGIAFFLQGLAQGVWGTQPRGLNLGVADETYEIAGIFVSSLDILGAIVAGVLVVVLVWFFQKTKTGRALRAVSDDHEAALSVGIPLRKAWGITWAIAGIVAIVAGALWGTRVGVQASLALLALKALPVLILGGIDSIPGAIIGGLIIGATENLAEGLLGPMVGGGIKNFFPYLLALIVLGVRPYGLFGREIIERV, from the coding sequence ATGTGGGATACGGCGTTTTTTGCCTTGGAATTGACCATAAGCGGCCTCCTCGTAGGTCTGATGTACTCACTGGTCGCGTTGGGCTTCGTGCTCATCTATAAGGCCTCGGGAGTCTTCAATTTTGCTCAAGGAGACATGACGTTTCTTGCGGCACTGGGTCTGGCTGCGCTCTCGGTCAAGTTGCCTCTCTGGGTGGGAGTTATCATCATCATCGGTGTGATGGTGGCTCTGGCGATGGCGATTGAGCGGATCGTGCTCAAGCCGCTGGTTGCCAGGCCTCCCCTTGTGCTGTTTATGGCCACAATTGGAATAGCCTTCTTTCTTCAGGGCCTGGCTCAGGGAGTCTGGGGCACCCAGCCGCGAGGCCTGAACCTCGGTGTGGCTGATGAGACGTACGAGATCGCAGGCATTTTTGTCAGCTCTCTGGATATTCTCGGCGCAATCGTGGCCGGAGTCTTGGTTGTGGTTCTTGTGTGGTTTTTCCAAAAGACCAAGACCGGCCGGGCCCTTCGAGCCGTATCCGACGATCATGAAGCAGCGCTTTCCGTGGGGATTCCGCTGAGAAAAGCGTGGGGCATCACCTGGGCGATAGCCGGGATAGTTGCCATTGTTGCAGGGGCGTTGTGGGGAACCAGGGTCGGGGTTCAGGCGAGCCTGGCGCTCTTAGCGCTGAAGGCTTTGCCGGTCCTCATCCTGGGAGGAATTGATTCCATTCCGGGCGCCATTATAGGCGGGTTGATCATAGGCGCTACCGAAAACTTGGCCGAAGGCCTCCTCGGTCCCATGGTGGGAGGAGGCATCAAGAATTTCTTCCCCTATCTCCTAGCCTTGATTGTACTGGGAGTTCGCCCGTACGGCCTGTTCGGCCGAGAGATCATCGAAAGGGTCTGA
- a CDS encoding type II toxin-antitoxin system RelE/ParE family toxin, with the protein MKYRFHPDAEAELNEAVDYYDGCEEGLGLEFARAVYAAVQNICQYPLAWTSLSPNTRRCLLNRFPYGLVYQFKGDEIIVIAVMQLNRKPDYWRKRRV; encoded by the coding sequence ATGAAGTACCGTTTCCACCCGGATGCAGAAGCTGAACTTAACGAAGCGGTTGATTATTACGATGGATGTGAAGAAGGTCTCGGTCTGGAATTCGCAAGGGCGGTTTATGCTGCGGTACAAAATATCTGTCAATACCCACTTGCCTGGACATCTCTCTCCCCGAACACCCGGAGATGCCTTCTAAATCGCTTCCCATATGGGCTGGTTTATCAGTTCAAAGGTGACGAAATAATCGTCATAGCTGTCATGCAGCTCAACCGGAAACCGGATTATTGGCGTAAGAGAAGGGTTTAG
- a CDS encoding ABC transporter ATP-binding protein: MPDGIQSPMLKVGNAYVSFGVLHALISVSLEINPGEILAIIGPNGAGKTTLINVISGVYHPSPGEVFFEGEERTSMSPHHVAALGIARTFQNVALFKGMTTLDNLLVGRHLLMRSGLFASGCYWRWGQKEEISNREAVEDIIDFLEIEAIRKTPAGMLPYGLQKRVELGRALAAKPKLLLLDEPMAGMNLEEKEDIARFILDANEERGITIALIEHDMGVVMDISDRIVVLDYGRKIAEGTPGEIRDNPEVIKAYLGAHGKK; this comes from the coding sequence ATGCCTGACGGCATCCAGAGCCCGATGCTCAAAGTCGGCAACGCCTACGTAAGCTTCGGGGTTCTTCACGCCTTGATCAGCGTCAGCCTTGAAATCAACCCCGGAGAAATACTTGCCATAATCGGACCCAACGGAGCGGGAAAGACTACTCTGATCAACGTGATCAGCGGAGTGTACCATCCGTCTCCCGGGGAGGTGTTCTTCGAGGGCGAGGAGCGGACCTCAATGTCTCCGCACCATGTAGCCGCCTTGGGAATTGCCAGGACATTCCAGAATGTGGCCCTTTTCAAGGGAATGACCACGCTGGACAACCTCCTGGTAGGCCGGCACCTCCTCATGCGTTCCGGCCTGTTCGCTTCGGGTTGTTATTGGCGTTGGGGCCAAAAAGAAGAGATCAGCAACCGGGAAGCAGTAGAAGACATCATCGACTTTCTGGAAATTGAGGCCATACGCAAGACACCTGCCGGAATGCTTCCGTACGGGTTGCAAAAAAGGGTCGAACTCGGCAGGGCGCTGGCAGCCAAACCCAAGCTGCTCCTGCTCGATGAGCCCATGGCCGGGATGAACCTGGAAGAAAAAGAAGACATCGCTCGATTTATCCTGGATGCGAATGAGGAAAGAGGGATCACCATAGCTTTGATAGAGCACGACATGGGCGTGGTAATGGACATTTCAGACAGGATCGTGGTGCTGGATTACGGTAGGAAGATTGCCGAAGGCACACCGGGCGAGATCCGTGACAACCCGGAAGTGATCAAAGCCTACCTTGGGGCTCATGGAAAGAAGTGA
- a CDS encoding 4-hydroxyphenylacetate 3-hydroxylase, translated as MALRTREQYLSALKQMRPNVHKFGQLIEDVTTHPATMRVVESHARGIDAAHDPKLAEIFTTKSTLTGETIHRNSALMTSPEEMMCNSKFKRKMYHLTGTCTGGLCVGWNGLNVMWSVTSEMDEALGTDYHARLKQWGQGFQEKGLVVAGALTDAKGNRKLKPHQQVDLDSNVRIVERKKDGVVIRGAKLMICGVAASDEIFLLPGSGYGEGDKDFAFVGVIPKDIDGLTIVETRRPSDSRELEEGFDVPTQTGITQAYLIFEDVFVPNERVFLAGEYQYTAPILTRFTATYRSCIGACVAGQGDVMVGAAALIARTNGLSAKAFRDKLVIMELNNEATFATGIGAIALGKKHPSGVWLADSLTGHANKILVATLPYETKRLCQEIGGGIVETGCFPSYQDLTSPEYGHLIQKYIKAGAGSAESRARAARLIEWLTIGAGVPGCMHGGGSPDGARMVVFGSSPLEEYAGYAKSLAGIEEEIPEPAK; from the coding sequence ATGGCCCTGAGAACAAGAGAGCAGTATTTGTCAGCCTTGAAGCAGATGAGACCCAATGTCCACAAGTTCGGTCAACTCATTGAGGACGTCACCACTCATCCCGCCACCATGCGCGTTGTGGAGAGTCACGCCCGGGGCATCGACGCGGCCCATGATCCGAAATTGGCCGAGATTTTTACGACAAAATCGACCCTGACCGGCGAGACCATTCACCGGAATTCCGCGCTCATGACGTCGCCCGAAGAGATGATGTGCAACTCCAAATTCAAGCGGAAGATGTACCACCTTACGGGCACGTGCACAGGTGGCCTTTGCGTGGGCTGGAACGGCCTGAACGTAATGTGGTCAGTGACCAGTGAGATGGACGAGGCCCTGGGCACCGATTACCACGCTCGGCTGAAACAATGGGGCCAGGGGTTCCAGGAGAAAGGCCTGGTCGTGGCCGGGGCTCTGACCGATGCTAAAGGCAACCGCAAGCTGAAACCACACCAGCAAGTAGACCTGGATTCGAATGTCCGCATCGTTGAACGGAAGAAGGACGGCGTAGTAATCCGTGGGGCCAAGCTCATGATCTGCGGGGTGGCCGCGTCGGACGAGATATTCCTCTTACCCGGCAGCGGGTACGGAGAAGGGGACAAGGATTTCGCCTTTGTCGGCGTTATCCCCAAAGACATCGACGGTCTCACTATTGTTGAAACCAGGCGTCCCAGTGATAGCCGGGAATTGGAAGAAGGGTTCGACGTTCCGACTCAGACGGGAATCACGCAGGCCTATCTCATATTCGAAGATGTTTTCGTACCCAACGAGCGAGTTTTTCTGGCCGGTGAATACCAGTACACGGCTCCGATCCTGACCCGGTTTACAGCAACGTACCGCTCGTGCATCGGGGCCTGTGTGGCGGGACAAGGCGACGTGATGGTGGGGGCTGCGGCGCTGATCGCTCGCACGAATGGTCTTAGCGCCAAGGCGTTCAGGGACAAACTGGTCATCATGGAACTCAACAACGAGGCCACCTTTGCTACGGGCATCGGCGCCATAGCCTTGGGCAAGAAGCACCCGTCAGGGGTCTGGCTCGCGGACAGTCTCACCGGCCACGCGAACAAGATCCTCGTGGCGACTCTGCCTTATGAAACCAAGAGACTTTGCCAGGAAATCGGCGGCGGGATCGTTGAGACCGGTTGTTTCCCGTCATACCAGGACCTCACAAGCCCCGAATACGGCCATCTTATTCAGAAATACATCAAGGCCGGCGCAGGTTCAGCCGAAAGCAGAGCCCGTGCAGCGCGATTGATCGAATGGCTGACCATCGGCGCGGGGGTGCCCGGATGTATGCACGGAGGCGGCTCGCCCGACGGAGCAAGGATGGTGGTTTTCGGTTCCAGCCCGTTGGAAGAGTACGCAGGCTATGCCAAGAGCTTGGCGGGGATTGAAGAAGAGATCCCTGAACCGGCGAAGTAG
- a CDS encoding AMP-binding protein — protein sequence MTLDNVREDARGNTLPKLLLSRQTRKEAGRVAIREKDLGIWQSYTWEEYWRQVRTFAAGLAALGFKRGDTLGVIGDNRPQLYWAQVATMCLGGIPVPMYQDAIEKELQYIIEHSNARIIVAEDQEQVDKMLALKERVPAIEIIIYDDPKGMRHYDHTHIKAFTQVQELGVEFDKQNPGYVDREIEKVQPDDIALIAYTSGTTGNPKGVVLSHANLITNARSLSSMEDHRPTDQIMAYLPMAWIGDGVLSIAMFLNTGFTVNCPEDPSTVMRDMREIGPTLLVCPPRIWENILSMVQVKMDDAWWPIRKAYDYFLNVGIEAVKLESAKKPVPLHLKVLRAVGKVVATSPLRDNLGLAKIRFAYTAGAAIGPEVFRFFRAIGVNLKQIYGLTETSAMCTYQPDSDVKLDTVGKPCVGVEIRVSDQGEVMIKSPGVFQGYYKNPEATAEALDQGWLHTGDAGIIDKDGHLKIIDRAKDVSVMATGTIFAPQYIENKLKFSQFVKEAVTLGQDKDYVAAMINIDAETVGNWAERRGIGFTSYTDLSQKPEIYDLIYEEVKKVNGLLFEEEQLRGAQIKRFLILHKELDPDDAEITRTRKIRRRFIAQKYEKLINALYSNQDRVNVEAVITYEDGRQATIRANLVIREVEIKN from the coding sequence ATGACGCTGGACAATGTCAGGGAAGACGCCAGGGGCAACACTCTGCCCAAACTGCTGCTAAGTCGGCAGACCCGGAAAGAAGCCGGCAGAGTTGCCATTCGTGAGAAAGACTTAGGCATCTGGCAGTCTTACACGTGGGAAGAATATTGGAGACAGGTCAGGACGTTTGCTGCGGGCCTGGCTGCCCTGGGGTTCAAGCGCGGTGACACGCTCGGAGTCATCGGTGATAACCGTCCCCAGCTCTACTGGGCCCAGGTGGCGACCATGTGTCTTGGGGGCATACCGGTCCCCATGTACCAGGATGCCATTGAAAAAGAACTTCAGTACATTATTGAACACTCGAATGCCCGCATAATAGTCGCCGAAGACCAGGAACAGGTGGACAAGATGCTGGCTCTCAAGGAACGAGTGCCGGCCATCGAGATTATCATCTACGACGACCCCAAAGGGATGCGGCATTACGATCATACGCATATTAAAGCCTTCACCCAAGTCCAGGAACTGGGCGTCGAGTTCGACAAGCAAAACCCGGGCTACGTGGACCGGGAAATCGAAAAAGTCCAACCGGACGATATTGCACTCATTGCGTACACCTCGGGAACCACAGGAAATCCCAAGGGTGTCGTGCTGAGCCACGCCAACCTCATCACCAATGCTCGTTCCCTTTCTTCCATGGAAGACCACCGCCCCACGGATCAGATCATGGCCTATCTGCCCATGGCGTGGATCGGGGATGGGGTGCTGTCGATCGCCATGTTCCTCAACACAGGCTTTACGGTCAACTGTCCGGAGGACCCTTCGACAGTCATGCGGGACATGCGGGAAATCGGTCCCACCCTTTTGGTATGTCCGCCTCGTATTTGGGAAAACATTCTCTCCATGGTCCAGGTGAAAATGGACGACGCCTGGTGGCCGATCCGCAAAGCGTATGACTATTTCCTGAACGTAGGCATTGAGGCGGTTAAGCTGGAGAGTGCAAAGAAGCCTGTTCCCCTACATCTCAAGGTGCTGCGTGCGGTCGGGAAAGTGGTGGCTACCAGCCCGCTACGGGATAATCTTGGCCTCGCCAAAATACGTTTTGCATACACCGCCGGCGCCGCGATCGGTCCGGAGGTATTCCGTTTCTTTCGGGCCATAGGGGTGAACCTCAAACAGATTTACGGGCTCACCGAGACTTCGGCAATGTGCACGTACCAGCCGGATAGTGATGTCAAGCTCGATACAGTGGGCAAACCCTGCGTGGGTGTGGAAATACGGGTAAGCGATCAGGGGGAGGTCATGATCAAGAGCCCCGGCGTTTTCCAGGGTTACTACAAGAATCCTGAGGCCACTGCCGAAGCCTTGGACCAGGGATGGCTGCATACCGGGGACGCGGGCATCATCGACAAGGACGGGCACCTCAAGATCATCGACCGGGCCAAGGACGTTAGCGTCATGGCTACGGGCACCATTTTCGCTCCTCAATACATCGAGAACAAGCTTAAATTCAGCCAGTTTGTCAAGGAGGCGGTCACTCTGGGCCAGGACAAAGACTACGTCGCCGCAATGATCAACATCGACGCAGAAACGGTGGGCAACTGGGCCGAACGCAGAGGTATCGGCTTCACCTCTTACACAGACCTGAGCCAAAAACCGGAAATCTACGATCTGATCTACGAGGAAGTGAAGAAAGTCAACGGCCTCCTTTTCGAAGAGGAGCAACTCCGTGGTGCTCAGATCAAGCGCTTCCTGATCCTCCACAAAGAGTTGGATCCGGATGACGCGGAAATTACCCGCACCCGTAAGATCAGACGGCGCTTTATTGCCCAAAAATACGAGAAACTCATAAATGCGCTGTACTCGAACCAGGACCGAGTAAACGTGGAGGCGGTCATTACTTATGAAGACGGCCGCCAAGCTACCATTCGAGCCAATTTGGTCATCCGCGAAGTAGAAATCAAGAATTGA
- a CDS encoding electron transfer flavoprotein subunit alpha/FixB family protein has product MTEIIESKIWVFIEQRQGRMAEVGLEILGKAAELGLSIGSKVAGVLVGSSLASLSDQVLSYGVDEVLVADNPLLTDYCNQAYVKVLEQAVSAWQPEILLLGATAMGTDLAPRLAARLRTGLSAHCIDLHLTAEGELLSVVPGWGGNVMARVSCPRTRPQVATVMPGVFSLPDATEARGRKISVETLIEPADITYRTVEVKREEAPKGGLETAEVVVAGGWGVGTKADWRYIEELALVLNAAVGATRPPVDEGWAEEKQMIGQSGRTIRPRLYIGVGISGHMHHLVGLKDPELIVAINGDPNAAIFDHCHLALVGDFKEIVPALIEKIKSYSSAQ; this is encoded by the coding sequence GTGACAGAAATCATCGAAAGCAAGATTTGGGTATTTATCGAGCAGCGCCAAGGACGAATGGCGGAAGTGGGACTTGAAATCCTGGGCAAAGCTGCTGAATTGGGGCTGTCCATTGGCTCGAAAGTTGCCGGTGTGCTCGTTGGCAGTTCATTGGCCTCACTGTCCGACCAGGTGCTCTCTTACGGCGTGGACGAAGTTCTCGTGGCCGACAATCCGCTGCTGACCGATTACTGCAATCAGGCTTATGTCAAGGTCTTGGAGCAGGCTGTCAGTGCATGGCAGCCCGAGATTTTGCTCTTGGGGGCCACAGCTATGGGAACCGATCTGGCCCCGCGGTTGGCCGCGCGCCTGCGCACAGGCCTGTCGGCTCACTGCATCGATCTGCACCTCACCGCTGAAGGCGAATTGCTTTCTGTCGTGCCAGGATGGGGCGGAAATGTCATGGCGCGGGTTAGCTGCCCCCGGACTCGTCCCCAGGTGGCAACGGTGATGCCGGGGGTATTCAGCCTCCCTGATGCCACGGAGGCCCGGGGCCGCAAAATCTCCGTCGAAACTCTGATCGAACCTGCGGACATAACGTATCGCACCGTGGAAGTAAAGCGAGAAGAAGCACCAAAGGGCGGCCTTGAGACAGCCGAAGTGGTCGTGGCCGGCGGGTGGGGGGTAGGCACGAAGGCCGATTGGCGTTATATTGAAGAACTGGCTTTGGTCTTGAACGCGGCAGTCGGGGCCACGCGCCCCCCGGTGGACGAAGGCTGGGCCGAAGAAAAGCAGATGATCGGCCAGAGTGGACGGACGATTCGCCCCAGGCTGTACATCGGTGTCGGGATTTCCGGCCATATGCATCACCTTGTAGGTCTTAAGGACCCGGAACTGATAGTGGCTATCAACGGAGACCCCAACGCGGCGATATTCGACCACTGTCACTTGGCCCTGGTGGGCGATTTCAAGGAGATCGTTCCGGCCCTGATAGAGAAAATAAAGTCCTATTCCTCAGCACAATAA